One window of Electrophorus electricus isolate fEleEle1 chromosome 24, fEleEle1.pri, whole genome shotgun sequence genomic DNA carries:
- the atp2b3b gene encoding plasma membrane calcium-transporting ATPase 3b isoform X4, with translation MSTTATIGEMANSAVEFYPKRAGGRAEANHSGPFGVTLEELRSLMELRGMEAVQKIQDNYGDTEGLCQRLKSSTTDGLSDNAADLEKRAQAFGQNFIPPKKPKTFLQLVWEALQDVTLIILEIAAIISLGLSFYQPPSEEGEACGNVSGGMEDEGEAEAGWIEGAAILLSVICVVLVTAFNDWSKEKQFRGLQSRIEQEQRFAVVRNSNVIQIPVADMVVGDVAQVKYGDLLPTDGVLIQGNDLKIDESSLTGESDHVRKSVDKDPMLLSGTHVMEGSGRMLVTAVGVNSQSGIIFTLLGAGEGEEEKKEKKEDSNFLLTTEATQSPITNGKQPEAAVETNQNKAKKQDGAVAMEMQPLKSAEGGEVEEREKKKANVPKKEKSVLQGKLTKLAVQIGKAGLVMSSITVIILVLYFVIETFVVQQRSWLPECTPVYVQYFVKFFIIGVTVLVVAVPEGLPLAVTISLAYSVKKMMKDNNLVRHLDACETMGNATAICSDKTGTLTTNRMTVVQAYVNDQHFREVPDPSQINPNTLEMLVSAIAINSAYTSKIMAPDVEGGLPKQVGNKTECGLLGFILDLKQHYVPIREQIPEEKLYKVYTFNSVRKSMSTVVQLPDGNFRLYSKGASEILLKKCSSILGEGGEARSFRPRDRDEMVKKVIEPMACEGLRTICIAYRDLAGEPEPDWDNEAEIVTELTCITVVGIEDPVRPEVPEAIRKCQRAGITVRMVTGDNINTARAIASKCGIILPGDDFLCLEGKDFNRRIRNEKGEIEQERIDKIWPKLRVLARSSPTDKHTLVKGIIDSTVMEQRQVVAVTGDGTNDGPALKKADVGFAMGIAGTDVAKEASDIILTDDNFTSIVKAVMWGRNVYDSISKFLQFQLTVNVVAVIVAFTGACITQDSPLKAVQMLWVNLIMDTFASLALATEPPTEALLLRKPYGRNNPLISLTMMKNILGHGVYQLVIIFTLLFVGEKIFNIDSGRNAPLHSPPSEHYTIIFNTFVLMQLFNEINARKIHGERNVFDGIFSNPIFCSIVLGTFGVQIVIVQFGGKPFSCAPLNMEQWLWCMFVGVGELLWGQVIATVPTSHLKCLKEAGTGPGTDEMTEDDLAEDEEEIDHAERELRRGQILWFRGLNRIQTQMEVVSTFKRSGSFQGAVRRRSSVLSQLHDMRVVKAFRSSLYDGIEKPESRNSIHNFMVHPEFLINDFVHNIPLIDDTDIDDESELSKYNHHLHPALRKPPPPPVQTQQRSRPPLRPYRQYSLPATPNCNNNAIKSSIHLLTHPTDYTGHWTSPSRQMCPLLSLETSL, from the exons ATGTCCACAACGGCGACGATAGGCGAGATGGCGAACAGTGCGGTGGAGTTCTACCCGAAGCGGGCTGGTGGCAGGGCAGAAGCCAACCATTCGGGCCCCTTCGGCGTGACACTTGAGGAGCTGCGCTCTCTGATGGAGCTCAGGGGGATGGAGGCTGTGCAGAAGATCCAGGACAACTACGGAGACACAGAAGGCCTCTGCCAGAGACTCAAGTCTTCCACCACAGATG GTTTGTCGGATAATGCAGCAGACTTGGAGAAGCGGGCGCAGGCGTTCGGACAGAACTTCATCCCCCCAAAGAAGCCCAAAACCTTCCTGCAACTGGTGTGGGAGGCTCTGCAGGACGTTACCCTCATCATCCTGGAGATAGCCGCCATCATCTCGCTGGGCTTGTCCTTCTACCAGCCCCCGTCAGAGGAGGGcgagg CGTGTGGTAATGTGTCGGGCGGCATGGAGGATGAGGGGGAGGCAGAGGCCGGCTGGATCGAGGGCGCCGCCATCCTGCTGTCGGTCATCTGCGTGGTGCTGGTGACGGCCTTCAACGACTGGAGCAAGGAGAAGCAGTTCCGCGGGCTGCAGAGCCGCATCGAGCAGGAGCAGCGCTTCGCCGTGGTCCGCAACAGCAACGTCATCCAGATCCCCGTGGCCGACATGGTGGTGGGCGACGTGGCCCAGGTCAAATACG GTGACCTCCTGCCCACTGATGGTGTCCTGATTCAGGGCAACGACCTGAAGATTGATGAAAGCTCCCTGACCGGGGAGTCGGACCACGTGCGCAAGTCAGTGGACAAGGACCCTATGCTTCTCTCTG gcaccCATGTGATGGAGGGATCTGGACGGATGTTAGTCACTGCGGTCGGCGTGAACTCTCAGTCTGGAATCATCTTCACTTTGCTGGGTGCTGgcgagggggaggaggagaagaaggaaaagaaag AAGACAGTAATTTCTTACTCACTACTGAAGCCACCCAGAGCCCCATCACTAATG gcAAGCAGCCAGAGGCAGCAGTGGAGACCAATCAGAATAAAG CCAAGAAGCAGGACGGCGCAGTCGCCATGGAGATGCAGCCGCTGAAAAGCGCAGAGGGTGgcgaggtggaggagagggagaagaagaaggcCAACGTGCCGAAGAAGGAGAAGTCTGTCCTGCAGGGGAAACTCACCAAGCTGGCCGTGCAGATTGGAAAAGCGG GTCTGGTGATGTCGTCCATCACAGTGATTATCTTGGTGCTCTACTTTGTGATTGAAACCTTTGTGGTGCAGCAGCGGAGCTGGTTGCCTGAATGCACGCCTGTATACGTGCAGTATTTTGTCAAGTTCTTCATTATCGGAGTCACCGTGCTGGTGGTGGCCGTGCCTGAGGGCCTTCCCCTTGCTGTCACCATCTCCCTAGCCTACTCAGTAAAG AAAATGATGAAGGACAACAACTTGGTGCGCCACTTGGATGCCTGCGAGACCATGGGCAACGCCACTGCTATCTGCTCGGACAAGACCGGCACCCTGACCACCAACCGTATGACCGTGGTGCAGGCCTACGTGAACGACCAGCACTTCCGCGAGGTCCCCGACCCCAGCCAGATCAACCCCAACACCCTGGAGATGTTAGTCAGCGCCATCGCGATCAACAGCGCCTACACGTCCAAGATCATG gCTCCTGATGTGGAAGGTGGCCTGCCTAAGCAGGTGGGCAATAAGACCGAGTGTGGCTTGCTGGGTTTCATCTTGGATCTGAAGCAACACTACGTTCCCATCCGCGAGCAGATCCCTGAGGAGAAGCTCTACAAGGTCTACACCTTCAACTCCGTCCGCAAATCCATGAGCACTGTGGTGCAGCTGCCTGATGGCAACTTCCGCCTCTACAGCAAAGGAGCCTCTGAAATCCTCCTGAAAAA GTGTTCATCCATCCTGGGGGAGGGTGGCGAGGCCCGGAGTTTCAGGCCGCGTGACAGGGACGAGATGGTGAAGAAGGTGATCGAGCCCATGGCGTGTGAGGGCCTGCGCACCATCTGCATTGCCTACCGCGACCTCGCCGGTGAGCCGGAGCCTGACTGGGACAACGAGGCAGAAATCGTCACCGAGCTCACCTGCATCACCGTGGTCGGCATCGAGGATCCCGTCAGGCCTGAG GTCCCTGAGGCCATCCGGAAGTGTCAGAGGGCAGGCATCACTGTGCGCATGGTCACCGGCGACAACATCAACACAGCACGCGCCATCGCCTCCAAGTGTGGCATCATTCTGCCTGGCGACGACTTCCTGTGTCTGGAGGGCAAAGACTTCAACCGACGAATAAGGAACGAGAAAGGGGAG ATTGAGCAGGAGAGAATCGATAAGATCTGGCCCAAGCTGAGAGTCCTGGCTCGCTCCTCCCCCACTGACAAACACACTCTGGTTAAAG GCATCATCGACAGCACTGTGATGGAGCAGAGGCAGGTGGTAGCCGTGACAGGCGACGGGACCAATGACGGGCCTGCTCTTAAGAAAGCAGATGTGGGCTTTGCCATG ggCATAGCTGGTACTGATGTAGCTAAAGAGGCCTCTGACATCATACTGACTGATGATAATTTCACCAGCATTGTGAAGGCAGTTATGTGGGGGCGGAATGTCTATGACAGCATCTCGAAATTCCTGCAGTTTCAGCTTACTGTCAACGTGGTGGCTGTCATAGTAGCCTTCACTGGAGCCTGTATCACACAG GACTCTCCTCTGAAAGCAGTGCAGATGTTATGGGTGAACCTGATCATGGACACGTTCGCGTCCCTTGCTCTGGCCACCGAGCCACCCACAGAAGCCCTACTGCTGAGGAAACCCTATGGCCGAAACAACCCCCTCATCTCCCTCACCATGATGAAGAACATCCTGGGTCATGGAGTCTACCAGCTCGTCATCATCTTCACCCTGCTCTTTGTCG gAGAGAAGATCTTCAACATCGACAGTGGCCGCAATGCCCCGCTGCACTCGCCCCCATCTGAGCACTACACCATCATCTTCAACACGTTCGTGCTCATGCAGCTCTTCAATGAGATCAACGCACGCAAGATCCACGGCGAGAGGAACGTCTTCGACGGCATCTTCTCCAACCCCATCTTCTGCAGCATCGTGCTAGGCACCTTTGGTGTGCAG ATCGTGATCGTACAGTTTGGAGGGAAGCCCTTCAGCTGCGCCCCTCTCAACATGGAGCAGTGGTTGTGGTGCATGTTCGTGGGAGTGGGAGAGCTCCTGTGGGGCcag GTCATTGCCACGGTACCCACCAGCCACCTGAAGTGTCTGAAAGAGGCAGGCACTGGGCCAGGCACGGACGAGATGACAGAGGATGACCTGGccgaggatgaggaggagatcGACCATGCTGAAAGAGAGCTGCGCAGAGGCCAGATCCTCTGGTTCAGAGGGCTCAACCGCATTCAGACTCAG atgGAGGTAGTGAGTACGTTCAAGAGAAGTGGTTCGTTTCAGGGCGCAGTGAGGCGGCGTTCTTCTGTGCTCAGCCAGCTCCATGAT ATGCGGGTGGTGAAAGCGTTCCGTAGCTCACTCTATGATGGCATTGAGAAGCCCGAGTCCAGGAACTCCATCCACAACTTCATGGTGCATCCCGAGTTTCTCATCAATGACTTTGTCCACAACATCCCACTGATCGACGACACAGACATTGACGATGAATCAGAGCTGTCCAAGTACAACCACCACCTGCACCCTGCGCTCCGCAAGCCTCCGCCTCCTCCGGTCCAAACCCAGCAGCGTTCCCGCCCACCACTGCGTCCCTACCGCCAGTACAGCCTCCCTGCCACACCCAACTGCAACAACAATGCCATCAAGAGCAGCATCCACCTCCTGACCCACCCCACAGACTACACTGGACACTGGACCTCCCCTTCCCGACAGATGTGCCCCCTTCTCAGCCTGGAGACCTCACTATGA